In Malus sylvestris chromosome 16, drMalSylv7.2, whole genome shotgun sequence, the following are encoded in one genomic region:
- the LOC126606213 gene encoding NAD(P)H-quinone oxidoreductase chain 4, chloroplastic, with protein MNNFPWLTLVVVLPIFAGSLIFFLPHRGNKIIRWYTIGICTMELLLTTYAFGYRFQLDDPLMQLTEDYKWIDFFDFYWRLGIDGISIGPILLTGFITTLATLAARPITRDSRLFHFLMLAMYSGQIGPFSSRDLLLFFIMWELELIPVYLLLSMWGGKKRLYSATKFILYTAGSSVFLLMGVLGIGLYGSNEPTLNFETSANQSYPVALEIIFYIGFLIAFAVKSPIIPLHTWLPDTHGEAHYSTCMLLAGILLKMGAYGLVRINMELLPHAHSIFSPWLIIVGTIQIIYAASTSPGQRNLKKRIAYSSVSHMGFIIIGIGSISDTGLNGAILQIISHGFIGAALFFLAGTSYDRIRLVYLDEMGGMAIAIPKIFTTFSILSMASLALPGMSGFVAELLVFFGILTSQKYLLMTKILITFVMAIGMILTPIYSLSMLRQMFYGYKLFNAPNSYFFDSGPRELFVSISILLPVIGIGVYPDFVLSLSVDKVEAIISNYFFR; from the coding sequence ATGAATAATTTTCCTTGGTTAACGCTAGTTGTAGTTTTGCCAATATTCGCGGGTTCCTTAATTTTCTTTCTCCCTCATAGAGGAAATAAGATAATTCGGTGGTATACTATAGGTATATGCACAATGGAACTCCTTCTAACAACCTATGCATTCGGTTATCGTTTCCAATTGGATGATCCATTAATGCAACTGACAGAGGATTATAAATGGATCGATTTTTTTGATTTTTACTGGAGATTGGGAATAGATGGAATTTCTATAGGACCCATTTTACTGACAGGATTTATCACAACTTTAGCTACTTTAGCGGCTCGGCCGATTACTCGAGATTCCCGACTATTCCATTTTCTGATGTTAGCAATGTATAGCGGTCAAATAGGACCATTTTCTTCTCGAGACCTTTTACTTTTTTTCATCATGTGGGAGTTAGAATTAATTCCAGTTTATCTACTTCTATCCATGTGGGGGGGAAAGAAACGTTTGTATTCGGCtacaaaatttattttgtacactGCAGGAAGTTCCGTTTTTTTATTAATGGGAGTTTTGGGTATTGGTTTATATGGTTCCAATGAACCAACATTAAATTTTGAAACATCAGCTAATCAATCGTATCCTGTAGCACTGGAAATAATATTCTATATTGGATTTCTTATTGCTTTTGCTGTCAAATCACCGATCATACCCTTACATACATGGTTACCAGACACCCATGGAGAGGCACATTACAGTACTTGTATGCTTTTAGCCGGAATCTTATTAAAAATGGGAGCGTATGGATTGGTTCGGATCAATATGGAATTATTACCCCACGCCCATTCTATATTCTCTCCCTGGTTGATTATAGTAGGCACAATTCAAATAATCTATGCAGCTTCAACATCTCCCGGTCAgcgtaatttaaaaaaaagaatagcCTACTCTTCTGTATCTCATATGGGTTTCATAATTATAGGAATTGGTTCTATAAGCGATACAGGACTCAACGGAGCCATTTTACAAATAATCTCTCACGGATTTATTGGCGCTGCGCTTTTTTTCTTGGCCGGAACGAGTTATGATAGAATACGTCTTGTTTATCTCGACGAAATGGGCGGAATGGCTATCGCaattccaaaaatattcacGACTTTCAGTATCTTATCAATGGCTTCTCTTGCATTACCGGGCATGAGCGGTTTTGTTGCCGAATTGTTAGttttttttggaatacttaCTAGTCAAAAATATCTTTTAATGacaaaaatattaataacttTTGTAATGGCAATTGGAATGATATTAACTCCTATTTATTCATTATCTATGTTACGCCAGATGTTCTATGGATACAAGCTTTTTAATGCCCCAAACTCTTATTTTTTTGATTCTGGACCGCGAGAATTATTTGTTTCGATCTCTATCCTTTTACCTGTAATAGGTATTGGTGTTTATCCCGATTTCGTTTTATCATTATCAGTTGACAAGGTCGAAGCTATTATATCCAATTATTTTTTTCGATAG